In Capsicum annuum cultivar UCD-10X-F1 chromosome 11, UCD10Xv1.1, whole genome shotgun sequence, one genomic interval encodes:
- the LOC124888871 gene encoding uncharacterized protein LOC124888871, which produces MTNVEFGQSMHSIAQLVTAQAEQGVFFEVPLVARYALDLVADIRSRMRKFASGLNRDLILESKTVEDEKRRQAEYEDKQGKQGGFFNQGDAHAPCPKQSSDKRHYDSDNSPVQGSQSQFYGYSHRGLCEEGRDKCFKCGQVGHRLRDCPFNKVSTEANKILMALSYVPTPGGVASTSVTAPSSNTGWNRLYALEFPTGI; this is translated from the exons ATGACGAATGTAGAGTTTGGTCAGTCTATGCATTCTATTGCCCAACTGGTTACTGCTCAGGCCGAGCAAG GAGTATTCTTTGAAGTTCCATTAGTTGCgaggtatgctcttgatttggtAGCTGATATAaggtcgagaatgaggaagtttgcttctgggctAAACAGAGATCtgattttagagagcaagacC gttgaggatgagaagagaaggcAAGCAGAATATGAAGACAAGCAGGGTAAGCAAGGTGGGTTTTTTAATCAGGGAGATGCCCA TGCTCCTTGCCCTAAGCAGTCGAGCGACAAGCGTCATTATGATAGTGATAATTCTCCGGTGCAGGGATCCCAGTCTCAG TTTTACGGTTATTCTCACCGGGGATTATGTGAAGAAGGTAGGGATAAGTGCTTCAAGTGTGGACAAGTAGGCCATCGACTCAGAGATTGTCCATTTAACAAGGTTTCTACAGAGGCGAATAAGATTTTGATGGCTTTATCTTATgttcctacacctggtggtgtggcatctacttctgttactgctcctagttCAAATACTggttggaataggttgtatgctttggagTTCCCAACGGGAATCTGA
- the LOC107853929 gene encoding regulatory-associated protein of TOR 1-like, which translates to MVKASLTRRPPWFSGRFNFRPTFEECILSCQVDLVKEGGHRYFIRFLDSGEAYPEQRAMSLLVLAVIVDGQRRGQEACIVLGLINVFLKHIQASICNDAQTELVFLQRLCLCLRKLWKNFKEAQVLGFQADASVIFGPLLCQS; encoded by the exons ATGGTGAAAGCCAGCCTCACTCGCCGGCCACCGTGGTTCTCTGGGCGATTTAATTTCAGACCAACATTTGAAGAATGTATTTTG TCTTGCCAGGTTGACCTTGTTAAGGAAGGTGGACATAGGTATTTCATTAGATTTCTTGACAGCGGTGAGGCTTATCCAGAGCAAAGGGCAATGTCTTTACTTGTCTTGGCAGTAATTGTTGATGGTCAGAGACGGGGTCAGGAGGCGTGTATTGTTTTAGGGCTTATTAATGTCTTCTTGAAGCATATTCAAGCATCAATCTGTAATGATGCCCAAACTGAACTCGTGTTTCTTCAAAGGCTGTGCCTTTGTCTGCGAAAGCTCTGGAAGAATTTCAAGGAGGCTCAAGTACTAGGTTTTCAGGCAGATGCGTCAGTAATATTTGGGCCTCTACTTTGTCAATCGTAG